A genomic stretch from Caulobacter sp. FWC2 includes:
- a CDS encoding glycosyltransferase family 2 protein, translating to MKVAVVVASVGRPKELGDLIAEMRLQTMQPSAIVVSVESDADLPEGDLHPARIIFGSRGSSIQRNRGIDLVADEADVVAFFDDDYLPSKRVIEGIARLFSSDPTIAGATGTLLADGIGTTGISFDDAMAQLAAFDSAPLAADRDEASQGTYGCNMAFRLSALNGLRFDENLPLYGWQEDYDFARRVSASGRIVKSTAFVGVHRGVTNGRTSGVRFGYSQVVNPIYLWRKGTMALSYSLWLMSRNILKNHVRTIWPESHIDRAGRLKGNYIALADLLRGRCDPRRILDGFGR from the coding sequence ATGAAAGTCGCTGTAGTCGTCGCCAGCGTTGGGCGACCGAAGGAGCTTGGCGATCTGATCGCTGAAATGCGCCTTCAGACAATGCAGCCTTCGGCGATTGTCGTCTCGGTCGAAAGTGATGCCGATCTGCCTGAAGGCGATTTGCATCCTGCACGGATTATCTTCGGTTCGAGAGGATCCAGCATCCAGCGAAACCGGGGCATTGATTTGGTTGCGGATGAGGCGGACGTGGTGGCGTTCTTCGACGACGACTATCTGCCGTCTAAGCGCGTCATCGAAGGGATCGCCAGGCTCTTTTCATCCGACCCGACCATAGCCGGCGCAACGGGCACGCTTCTGGCCGACGGTATTGGCACCACTGGAATCTCGTTCGACGACGCCATGGCGCAATTGGCGGCGTTCGATAGCGCGCCGTTGGCGGCGGATCGCGACGAGGCCTCGCAGGGCACCTATGGGTGCAACATGGCGTTTCGTCTATCCGCGCTCAACGGCCTTCGCTTTGACGAGAACCTTCCGCTGTATGGTTGGCAGGAAGACTATGACTTCGCACGCCGCGTTTCCGCCAGCGGGCGTATCGTCAAATCGACCGCTTTTGTCGGGGTTCACCGAGGGGTTACGAACGGTCGAACCAGCGGTGTCCGCTTTGGCTATTCTCAGGTGGTGAACCCCATCTATCTGTGGCGAAAGGGGACCATGGCCCTGTCCTATTCGCTTTGGCTGATGAGCCGGAACATATTGAAAAACCACGTGAGGACGATTTGGCCGGAGTCCCATATCGATCGCGCCGGCCGGTTGAAGGGCAATTATATCGCTCTGGCCGATCTGTTGCGGGGGCGGTGTGACCCACGCAGGATACTCGATGGCTTTGGTCGCTGA
- a CDS encoding glycosyltransferase family 1 protein, translating to MSTSADRQVVFNGRFLSATPTGVHRVAAELIGALSKDAASPLRILAPKGAPEGQEPPGSRVDRVGFLSGQAWEQASLPLAAAGATLVSLCNLAPALAPGIVMMHDAQVHITPKSYSRAFSTWYRTLQPIIGRGARRVLTVSEYSRQSLVEYGVAKFENISVVPNGVDHMAHGEPDDTLIARHGLRDRPFVIALANVQEHKNIRVLFAAFRSKALCEVRLVLFGSASAKDFSSIGLDPPPNTTFLGRVTDAQYAGLAREAACLAFPSTTEGFGLPPLEGMSLGCPAVVAPCGALPEVCGDAADYADPHSPSEWAAAIERFLDRDYRIARGAAGATWAAGYTWARSADLFRAELTALGLDV from the coding sequence ATGTCTACGTCCGCCGATAGGCAAGTCGTCTTCAATGGCAGGTTTCTGAGCGCGACGCCGACAGGTGTGCACCGCGTCGCGGCCGAATTGATAGGTGCGCTCTCGAAAGACGCCGCATCACCCCTGCGAATTCTAGCGCCAAAGGGGGCGCCGGAGGGGCAGGAGCCGCCAGGTAGCCGGGTGGACCGTGTCGGCTTCCTGTCCGGACAGGCTTGGGAACAGGCATCGCTGCCGCTCGCCGCCGCCGGCGCGACGTTGGTGAGTCTGTGCAACCTAGCGCCGGCTCTCGCACCGGGGATCGTCATGATGCACGACGCTCAGGTGCATATCACGCCGAAATCGTACAGCCGCGCCTTCTCGACCTGGTACAGGACGCTGCAGCCCATCATAGGGCGAGGAGCTCGGCGGGTTTTGACCGTATCCGAATACAGTCGGCAGTCTCTTGTCGAATACGGTGTCGCCAAGTTCGAGAACATTTCGGTCGTTCCAAACGGTGTCGACCACATGGCCCATGGCGAGCCGGATGACACTTTGATAGCGCGGCACGGTCTCCGGGACCGGCCGTTCGTCATCGCTCTCGCCAACGTTCAGGAACATAAGAATATTCGCGTCCTGTTCGCCGCCTTCAGGTCGAAGGCATTGTGTGAGGTGCGCCTTGTGCTGTTCGGTTCAGCCAGCGCGAAGGACTTCTCGTCCATAGGCCTCGATCCCCCGCCCAATACGACATTCCTTGGAAGAGTCACCGATGCGCAGTATGCGGGACTGGCGCGCGAAGCGGCATGCCTGGCGTTTCCTTCGACGACGGAGGGCTTCGGCCTGCCTCCTCTGGAGGGCATGAGCCTGGGCTGTCCAGCGGTCGTCGCTCCCTGTGGTGCCTTGCCGGAGGTCTGCGGCGACGCAGCGGACTATGCCGATCCGCACAGTCCGTCGGAATGGGCGGCCGCGATCGAACGGTTCCTGGACCGGGACTACCGCATCGCGCGAGGGGCTGCAGGGGCGACATGGGCCGCGGGTTATACCTGGGCCCGCAGCGCCGATCTGTTTCGAGCAGAACTGACCGCCTTGGGTTTAGACGTATAG
- a CDS encoding glycoside hydrolase family 16 protein, whose amino-acid sequence MMASRRTLLGGMVAVGATSTPVPSEEPVAALPWSGVPVFEDQFSLLDVSARGPDTRWTAHTPWNGDFGSAAFSDPVAGFPFTTSDDCLSITARKGEDGHWRSGLLSSVDAKGRGFSQRFGYFEARMKVPAGPGVWPAFWLATVVGNTTGVEIDIMEYYGHEPAKFSSALHLWPVKKSSASKHKLLWTATPEKLADDFHLFGVNVTPNTIDFYFDRRKTHSLPTPMELNRPLGLLVNLALGSGWPIDNTPNPSVLLVDYVKVFAPV is encoded by the coding sequence ATGATGGCCAGCCGCCGAACTCTCCTCGGCGGCATGGTCGCCGTCGGGGCAACGTCAACGCCAGTCCCTTCCGAGGAGCCTGTCGCCGCTCTTCCGTGGAGCGGGGTTCCCGTCTTCGAAGACCAGTTCTCCCTTCTGGACGTTTCGGCGCGTGGGCCTGATACAAGATGGACCGCGCACACGCCTTGGAATGGCGATTTTGGCAGCGCCGCGTTCTCGGATCCTGTCGCCGGCTTTCCGTTTACGACCTCGGACGACTGCCTGTCGATCACCGCCAGAAAGGGTGAAGATGGCCACTGGCGCTCCGGGCTGCTCTCATCGGTCGATGCCAAGGGGCGCGGCTTTTCCCAGCGCTTTGGCTATTTCGAAGCCCGCATGAAGGTGCCCGCGGGTCCGGGCGTCTGGCCCGCATTCTGGCTCGCGACGGTCGTCGGGAACACCACGGGCGTCGAGATCGACATCATGGAGTATTATGGCCACGAACCCGCCAAGTTCAGCTCGGCGCTGCATCTTTGGCCCGTCAAAAAATCAAGCGCCAGCAAGCACAAGCTTCTATGGACAGCGACGCCCGAGAAGCTCGCGGATGACTTCCATCTGTTCGGCGTGAACGTGACGCCGAACACCATCGATTTCTATTTCGATCGTCGGAAGACGCATTCCTTGCCAACGCCCATGGAGCTCAACCGCCCCCTGGGTCTTCTCGTCAATCTCGCCCTCGGATCGGGTTGGCCGATCGATAACACCCCCAACCCTTCCGTGCTGCTCGTGGACTATGTGAAGGTTTTCGCCCCGGTCTGA
- a CDS encoding NAD(P)-dependent oxidoreductase has protein sequence MLKNRTLVFGASGFIGTRLVSRLAAAGHEVEAVDILPPRQRIDGVTYSTHDVRHPLPVEIGRGVSTIFNLAAVHRTPGHPDSEYFETNVAGALNVAQLATDCAIKTIVFTSSISVYGPSENVLDEQSPLNPVSAYGKSKRLAEIVHQQWAQVVGDRRLVIVRPGVVFGPGERGNYSYLAKALSKGYFLYPGRKDTVKSGGYVDELLRTFDFALERYEKPVLYNFAYPDESSIQDIVTCFQSIMERKAKPATVPLPLLMTAAGTFEQAAKLGVKTPIHRERVLKLVRSTKISPGWLKSQDYAFSTNLKTALEAWKRETEGTFV, from the coding sequence ATGCTTAAGAATAGGACACTGGTTTTCGGCGCCAGTGGTTTTATTGGCACTCGGCTTGTTTCGCGCCTGGCGGCTGCGGGCCATGAGGTCGAAGCTGTCGACATCCTACCGCCGCGGCAGCGAATCGACGGCGTCACCTACTCGACTCACGACGTTCGACACCCCCTGCCCGTCGAGATCGGCCGCGGCGTATCGACGATCTTCAACCTCGCTGCGGTCCACCGCACGCCAGGACATCCGGATAGCGAGTATTTTGAGACGAACGTCGCGGGCGCGCTCAACGTGGCTCAACTGGCCACGGACTGCGCCATCAAGACTATCGTGTTCACGAGTTCGATCTCGGTCTACGGCCCTTCTGAGAACGTTCTGGATGAGCAGTCACCGCTCAACCCCGTTTCCGCATATGGCAAGTCCAAACGGCTTGCCGAGATCGTTCACCAGCAATGGGCCCAGGTCGTTGGCGACAGGCGGCTCGTGATCGTCCGCCCCGGCGTGGTCTTTGGACCAGGCGAGCGCGGTAACTACTCTTACTTGGCGAAAGCCTTGAGCAAGGGCTATTTCCTGTATCCTGGCCGCAAGGACACGGTCAAAAGCGGTGGCTATGTCGATGAGCTGCTCAGGACGTTCGATTTCGCGCTAGAGCGGTATGAAAAGCCCGTCCTCTATAATTTCGCCTATCCAGACGAGAGCAGCATCCAGGACATTGTCACCTGCTTCCAGTCCATCATGGAACGGAAGGCTAAACCGGCAACCGTGCCTCTGCCCTTGCTGATGACCGCCGCCGGAACCTTCGAACAGGCCGCGAAGCTGGGGGTGAAGACACCTATTCATCGCGAACGCGTGCTTAAGCTGGTTCGCTCGACCAAGATTTCGCCCGGTTGGCTGAAATCGCAGGACTACGCCTTTTCCACGAACCTCAAAACGGCTCTTGAAGCATGGAAGCGGGAAACGGAAGGCACGTTCGTATAG
- a CDS encoding acyltransferase translates to MALLGEAEQPQVHSGGARNGRIDALRFIAMTAVIAQHCDLMPFGWMGVWLFFVISGFVVASSVLDRPLAQGAASELRKFYARRAARILPAYALLVLIAVALQAVDFIELSLSHWSAIILFYYNFYSISHEVWTPNFPLSHLWSISSEMQFYAIAGGLLTLLKRRSLVLALGALALVSVFLRLGVSFAAHSGLVAWEPNKVNFYNVLCQMDGFCAGALLAIYRRGSGPMELSQSWRSGSWD, encoded by the coding sequence ATGGCTTTATTGGGCGAGGCCGAGCAGCCGCAAGTCCATTCGGGCGGAGCGCGAAATGGGCGTATCGACGCCCTTCGCTTTATAGCCATGACTGCGGTTATCGCGCAGCACTGCGACTTGATGCCCTTCGGTTGGATGGGCGTCTGGCTCTTCTTTGTTATTTCGGGCTTCGTCGTCGCCAGTTCGGTGTTGGACCGGCCGTTGGCGCAAGGCGCCGCCTCAGAATTGCGGAAGTTCTATGCGCGACGGGCTGCGCGAATCCTGCCGGCTTACGCCTTGCTTGTTTTAATCGCTGTCGCGTTGCAGGCGGTTGATTTCATAGAATTGTCTCTCAGTCATTGGTCGGCGATTATTCTATTTTACTACAATTTTTACAGCATCTCTCATGAGGTGTGGACGCCAAACTTTCCGCTGAGTCATCTCTGGTCAATCTCATCGGAGATGCAGTTTTATGCGATCGCCGGTGGACTGCTCACATTGCTTAAGCGCCGTAGTCTAGTTTTGGCGTTGGGTGCTTTGGCGCTCGTATCCGTATTCCTGAGATTGGGTGTATCCTTCGCAGCTCATAGTGGGTTGGTGGCATGGGAGCCTAACAAGGTGAATTTTTACAATGTCCTGTGTCAGATGGACGGCTTCTGCGCCGGCGCCTTGCTGGCGATCTACAGGCGCGGATCAGGACCTATGGAGCTCTCACAATCTTGGCGATCGGGCTCCTGGGACTGA
- a CDS encoding family 16 glycosylhydrolase — protein sequence MPDLSGYKLSFDEEFNSRSIGQPGTGHVWSDIRPEWRLNASADIGFGDSAFVDPSSGIDPFAVKDGKLSITAARAPSSIVGPGSWASGLITTKDTFAQKYGYFEMRAEFPTDKGVWPAFWLLPANGGWPPEIDVVEAYGTSDLYSYLHTTDKTHEAQYWSRQTTMLSGYHTYGVLWTKDTISFWYDGKQVGSFATPADMNQPMYMLIDLAMKKPVDGMTDAPKTMNIDYVRAYSLDSDAKAVSLDHISSPDGNDTSNLLGATSYIAPIVVAPPATTSPTAPVITAPVTPPSTVTVTTPATATPAPAPSTPTTKTVTGAATADTFKAVSGETHYDGGLGHDTLSYAKASSSYSIKANADGSWSVTSADSRDIVTNIETLSFSDRSVELVDSRVATAMNNILRIAPLSTQAQATTKVLAADMAAGGTLDSAMAQVTKAAAATTEVAVLSYQFFTGKTPTAAGMDYLIAPTGPNANNLSSEYYSALNVENRYISFAINLGTQGEGQATFAKTYGELTLLEATKLAYAKVFGMTPSDEKAHLLLDTVVGPNGMTRAEYFGEWAHDSTDGQGAKAAMVGWLLAEAASADIGVYAKSAEAFFTDQMTYGVHSVDLVGVYGKVDH from the coding sequence GTGCCAGACCTCTCCGGTTACAAGCTCTCGTTCGACGAAGAGTTTAACTCGCGCAGCATCGGCCAACCCGGTACGGGCCACGTGTGGTCGGACATCCGCCCCGAGTGGCGCCTGAACGCCAGTGCGGATATTGGGTTCGGGGACTCTGCGTTTGTTGATCCCAGTTCGGGCATTGACCCGTTCGCCGTGAAAGACGGCAAGCTGTCGATCACCGCCGCGCGGGCGCCGTCGTCGATCGTGGGCCCCGGCTCCTGGGCCTCCGGCCTCATAACCACGAAGGATACGTTCGCTCAGAAGTACGGCTACTTCGAGATGCGCGCGGAGTTTCCGACCGACAAGGGTGTTTGGCCGGCATTCTGGCTGCTTCCCGCCAACGGCGGCTGGCCACCCGAGATTGACGTCGTCGAGGCCTATGGCACCAGCGACCTGTATAGCTACCTGCACACGACCGACAAGACGCACGAAGCCCAGTACTGGAGCCGTCAGACGACGATGCTCTCGGGCTATCACACCTATGGGGTTCTATGGACCAAGGACACCATCTCTTTCTGGTATGACGGCAAGCAGGTCGGAAGCTTCGCCACGCCGGCGGATATGAACCAGCCGATGTACATGCTGATCGATCTGGCCATGAAGAAGCCCGTAGACGGCATGACTGACGCGCCGAAGACGATGAACATCGACTATGTCCGCGCCTATTCTCTTGATAGCGATGCTAAGGCCGTGAGCCTGGACCATATCTCTTCGCCCGACGGCAACGACACGTCGAATCTCTTGGGCGCGACGTCCTACATCGCCCCCATAGTTGTCGCGCCACCAGCGACGACCTCGCCGACCGCACCGGTCATCACAGCCCCGGTCACGCCACCGTCCACCGTGACAGTCACAACGCCAGCGACCGCGACGCCAGCCCCCGCGCCAAGCACGCCGACGACCAAGACCGTCACCGGAGCCGCCACCGCCGACACCTTCAAGGCCGTTAGCGGCGAGACGCACTATGATGGCGGCCTCGGGCACGACACGCTATCCTACGCCAAGGCGTCCTCAAGCTACTCGATCAAGGCGAATGCCGACGGCAGTTGGTCGGTGACAAGCGCTGATAGCCGCGACATCGTCACCAACATCGAAACGCTGTCGTTCAGCGACCGCTCGGTCGAACTGGTCGACAGCCGCGTGGCTACGGCCATGAACAACATCCTTCGCATCGCGCCGCTCAGCACGCAGGCTCAGGCGACGACGAAGGTGTTGGCGGCCGATATGGCGGCCGGCGGGACGCTGGACAGCGCGATGGCCCAGGTGACGAAGGCGGCGGCGGCAACGACCGAGGTCGCGGTTCTGAGCTACCAGTTCTTCACCGGCAAGACCCCCACCGCCGCAGGCATGGACTATCTAATCGCGCCCACGGGGCCGAACGCCAATAACCTCAGCAGCGAATACTACAGCGCGCTCAACGTTGAAAATCGCTACATCAGTTTCGCAATCAACCTGGGCACCCAGGGCGAAGGTCAGGCGACGTTCGCCAAGACCTACGGCGAACTGACGCTGCTTGAGGCCACCAAGCTGGCATACGCCAAGGTGTTTGGCATGACGCCCAGCGACGAGAAGGCCCACCTCCTGCTCGATACGGTGGTCGGCCCGAATGGGATGACCCGCGCCGAATATTTCGGCGAATGGGCCCACGACTCCACCGACGGTCAGGGCGCCAAAGCCGCCATGGTCGGCTGGCTTCTGGCCGAAGCGGCCTCTGCCGATATCGGCGTCTACGCCAAGTCGGCTGAAGCGTTTTTCACCGATCAGATGACGTACGGAGTGCATAGCGTCGATCTCGTAGGCGTCTATGGAAAGGTCGACCACTAG
- a CDS encoding TonB-dependent receptor encodes MRRSLFAQTALLTLTFASFGGVAHAQDGRAVDELIVTAQKRPENRLSAPIAITSFSRDTLNDLGVQDVRDIASRTPGLVVQSQSPANSGYVLRGVTTDDGAATAEPRVAVFQDGVSIAKQRGAFVELFDLERVEVARGPQTTLFGRAALTGAVQYIQNKAVLGAHDARLRLEAGGDGYRVAEGMINAPIGETLAVRAAARYREKDGDIENLLGGPALNSVQTGAARFLVAWRPSSALRSDLIVNVERDTPGGQSTKSRSFYPSDPVTGQILGDLSSFTGAALASPKGFQGDRPMGLRRTIAGVTWLTDYAPGGAWSLSQNLAWRRFTASEIYDLDGFSFPLLGSLDASRYRQYSSETRLNYAGDRLKGFVAASAFFERGQQSVDIQIDEFLLLDILTNRLDRNNPVVGPLAAYHSIPGTAVLLQGLAAASGFTLPADQANAIARNLQTDHGEGGVNGITGQSYDLFGDLSYALTDKLTLSAGLRWSASRKTTDYQSWTQRSTAAGILGALAATGAARSGLLAALSVPGAASIPQSPSYPLPVFGLAYQQSALETNKSRDSGASWRVAASYALADSGSLYASYARGQRPEVVSPNTPRTPGGAVVFKRVSPETLDSLEIGAKGRFSTVVLESAAYAYRYRHFQTTVQQGTQFFTDDAGRADAYGAEFQARWTLATWVDLHATYAYAHARFQTGLYQGNHLRLAPDHTVSLDSTVSWPLAGGTLAFAPSWSWRSHTYFNDDNDNPALQTGTFVPVFRRDKTQDSYGLLDARLRWIAPGRNWSMELFGRNLLDRHYLRDAGNSGDDFGLPTYVPGESRLVGIAMTVRPGARRV; translated from the coding sequence ATGCGTCGTTCCCTATTCGCCCAAACCGCTCTCCTGACTTTGACTTTCGCTTCCTTTGGCGGGGTAGCCCACGCCCAGGACGGCCGGGCGGTCGATGAGCTGATCGTCACGGCCCAGAAGCGTCCCGAAAACCGCCTTTCGGCTCCGATCGCGATCACCTCGTTCTCGCGCGACACCTTGAACGACCTGGGCGTCCAGGACGTGCGGGACATCGCGTCGCGGACGCCAGGCCTGGTGGTCCAGAGCCAGTCCCCTGCCAATTCCGGCTATGTGCTGCGCGGCGTCACCACCGACGACGGCGCGGCGACCGCCGAGCCCCGGGTGGCGGTGTTCCAGGATGGCGTCTCGATCGCCAAGCAGCGCGGGGCCTTCGTCGAGCTGTTCGACCTCGAGCGCGTGGAGGTCGCGCGCGGACCACAGACCACGCTGTTCGGCCGCGCCGCCCTGACCGGCGCGGTGCAGTATATCCAGAACAAGGCCGTGCTGGGCGCGCACGACGCTCGCCTGCGCCTTGAAGCCGGCGGTGACGGCTATCGCGTCGCCGAGGGTATGATCAACGCACCGATCGGCGAGACGCTGGCGGTGCGGGCCGCGGCTCGATACCGGGAAAAGGACGGCGACATCGAGAACCTGTTGGGCGGGCCGGCGCTGAACAGCGTCCAGACCGGCGCAGCGCGCTTCCTAGTCGCTTGGCGACCGTCGTCGGCGCTGCGCAGCGACCTGATCGTCAATGTCGAGCGGGACACGCCCGGCGGCCAGTCTACGAAGTCGCGCTCCTTCTATCCGTCGGATCCCGTAACCGGCCAGATCCTAGGCGATCTCAGCAGCTTCACCGGCGCGGCCCTGGCCTCGCCCAAGGGCTTCCAGGGCGACCGCCCGATGGGCCTGCGCCGCACCATCGCCGGCGTCACCTGGCTCACCGACTATGCGCCCGGCGGCGCTTGGTCGCTCTCGCAGAATCTGGCCTGGCGGCGGTTCACCGCCTCGGAAATCTACGACCTGGACGGCTTCAGCTTCCCGTTACTGGGTTCGCTCGACGCCTCGCGCTATCGGCAATACAGCAGCGAGACGCGCCTGAACTACGCGGGCGACCGGCTGAAGGGCTTCGTCGCCGCAAGCGCCTTCTTCGAGCGCGGGCAGCAGAGCGTCGACATCCAGATCGACGAGTTCCTGCTGCTGGACATCCTGACCAACCGCCTGGATCGCAACAATCCGGTGGTGGGGCCGCTGGCGGCATATCATTCGATTCCGGGAACGGCGGTGCTGCTGCAGGGCCTGGCTGCGGCCTCGGGCTTCACACTACCGGCTGATCAGGCCAACGCCATCGCCCGCAATCTGCAGACCGACCACGGCGAGGGCGGCGTCAACGGCATCACCGGCCAGAGCTATGACCTCTTCGGCGATCTGTCCTACGCGCTGACGGACAAGCTGACACTGTCGGCCGGTCTGCGATGGTCGGCGAGCCGGAAGACCACGGACTATCAATCCTGGACCCAAAGATCGACTGCGGCGGGCATACTGGGCGCGCTGGCCGCCACCGGCGCGGCGCGCAGCGGCCTGCTCGCCGCCCTGTCGGTCCCAGGCGCGGCCTCCATTCCCCAGTCGCCGAGCTACCCCCTGCCGGTCTTCGGCCTAGCCTATCAGCAGTCGGCGCTGGAAACGAACAAGAGCCGCGATAGCGGCGCCTCCTGGCGCGTCGCCGCCAGCTACGCCCTGGCGGACTCCGGAAGCCTCTACGCCAGCTACGCCCGCGGCCAACGCCCCGAGGTGGTGTCGCCCAATACGCCGAGGACGCCAGGCGGGGCCGTGGTCTTCAAGCGCGTTTCGCCCGAGACGCTCGACTCCCTGGAGATCGGCGCGAAGGGTCGCTTCTCGACCGTGGTTCTTGAAAGCGCCGCCTACGCTTATCGCTACCGCCACTTCCAGACGACGGTGCAGCAGGGCACGCAGTTCTTCACCGACGACGCGGGCCGAGCGGACGCCTATGGCGCGGAGTTCCAGGCGCGCTGGACACTGGCGACCTGGGTGGATCTGCACGCCACCTATGCCTATGCGCACGCCCGCTTCCAGACCGGGCTCTACCAGGGCAACCACCTGCGGCTCGCGCCGGATCACACGGTCTCGCTCGACAGTACGGTAAGCTGGCCACTGGCGGGCGGGACCCTGGCCTTCGCACCGTCCTGGAGCTGGCGCTCCCATACCTATTTCAACGACGACAACGACAACCCGGCGCTGCAAACCGGGACCTTCGTCCCCGTGTTCCGCCGCGACAAGACGCAGGACAGCTACGGCCTGCTGGACGCGCGCCTGCGGTGGATCGCGCCCGGTCGCAACTGGTCGATGGAGCTTTTTGGCCGCAACCTGCTGGACCGCCACTATCTGAGGGACGCCGGCAATTCCGGCGACGATTTCGGCTTGCCGACCTACGTGCCGGGAGAAAGCCGCCTAGTCGGGATTGCCATGACGGTGCGCCCGGGCGCGCGCCGGGTCTAG
- a CDS encoding class I adenylate-forming enzyme family protein, producing MFERIVAYQAGRVPDEAAIVLPHQSWSYGAFADLIDRFAGKLSDVIEPGRRILIDIPHLGAHWLVTLAVEKLGATSMALAGIPTTQAVLDQFGVDQVISDRPLGFAATKPSTVIDDAWLQEAKTETRTAPPRQRRPDDAVRIVVTSGTTGVNRMIMLDRAMLDLRINHSGVSQVFAKPKPRVISEIGPGSIGGFMLGLAAWMVGGALCQRDPAKTWAETLDTMEIDALILAPIQLKMALESLPPGYKAPPGLALFVAGGSLSLPLMQATRELLTDNIIVTYGATETGSVAIGHAEMLEGFEDGAGFIQPWAEVEILDADGNLLPPGAVGEVRVRGDEVVDGYFDGPGDPERASFKDGWFYPRDLGTVTPAGLLKVLGRLDDLLNLGGDKILPSRFEQAALSVTGVRDAAAFSIPNELGLEVPWLAYVRKGKLDVAVLQARLQMSLKWAVQLMEVPEIPRNALGKIVRGPLREAATNRQQELKRSPKPHDQE from the coding sequence GTGTTCGAGCGGATTGTCGCTTACCAAGCAGGTCGGGTACCCGACGAAGCAGCAATCGTGCTGCCACACCAGAGTTGGAGTTACGGCGCCTTCGCCGACCTGATCGATCGCTTCGCCGGCAAGTTAAGCGACGTTATCGAGCCGGGCCGGCGCATCCTGATCGACATCCCTCACCTGGGCGCCCACTGGCTGGTGACCCTGGCGGTGGAGAAGCTGGGTGCGACCTCCATGGCGCTGGCCGGCATTCCGACGACCCAGGCGGTCCTGGACCAGTTCGGCGTTGACCAGGTCATCAGCGACCGTCCGCTCGGCTTCGCGGCGACCAAGCCCAGCACTGTCATCGACGACGCTTGGCTGCAGGAGGCCAAGACCGAAACGCGCACGGCGCCGCCGCGCCAGCGCCGCCCGGACGACGCCGTGCGGATCGTGGTCACCTCGGGGACCACCGGCGTCAACCGCATGATCATGCTGGACCGGGCGATGCTGGACCTGCGGATCAATCATTCCGGCGTCAGCCAGGTCTTCGCAAAGCCCAAGCCCCGCGTGATCTCCGAGATCGGCCCTGGCTCGATCGGCGGCTTCATGCTGGGCCTGGCCGCTTGGATGGTCGGCGGCGCGCTCTGCCAGCGCGATCCCGCCAAGACCTGGGCCGAGACCCTCGACACGATGGAGATCGACGCGCTGATCCTGGCGCCGATCCAGCTGAAGATGGCGCTGGAAAGCCTGCCGCCGGGCTACAAGGCCCCGCCCGGTCTGGCGCTCTTCGTCGCCGGCGGCAGCCTGTCCCTTCCGCTGATGCAGGCGACGCGTGAGCTGCTGACGGACAACATTATCGTGACCTACGGCGCGACGGAAACCGGCAGCGTAGCGATTGGTCATGCCGAAATGCTGGAAGGGTTCGAGGACGGGGCCGGCTTCATCCAGCCCTGGGCCGAGGTCGAAATCCTGGATGCGGACGGCAACCTCCTGCCGCCCGGCGCGGTCGGCGAAGTCCGGGTGCGCGGTGACGAGGTGGTCGACGGCTACTTTGACGGTCCCGGCGATCCGGAGCGCGCCTCGTTCAAGGACGGCTGGTTCTATCCGCGCGATCTCGGCACGGTCACACCTGCCGGTCTCCTCAAGGTTCTCGGACGGCTGGACGACCTCTTGAACCTCGGCGGCGACAAGATTCTGCCCTCACGCTTCGAGCAGGCGGCCCTCTCGGTGACTGGCGTCCGGGATGCGGCGGCCTTCTCGATCCCCAACGAACTCGGCCTGGAAGTGCCGTGGCTGGCCTATGTGCGGAAGGGCAAGCTTGATGTCGCTGTCCTTCAGGCGCGCCTACAGATGAGCCTCAAATGGGCTGTTCAGCTGATGGAGGTGCCCGAAATCCCCCGTAACGCGTTGGGTAAGATCGTGCGCGGACCTCTGCGCGAAGCCGCGACAAACCGACAGCAGGAGCTGAAACGGTCACCAAAACCTCATGATCAAGAGTAG
- a CDS encoding DegT/DnrJ/EryC1/StrS family aminotransferase: MARAKRDWQAFAVSDPSHRYLRRPSRDRLVAKLEADEIESAHVVQQIHRMPHHAHLNTVELSLAKAVATDGLNLPVHVDLTGADIDRVAATLAEALAQK, translated from the coding sequence ATGGCGCGGGCGAAGCGTGACTGGCAAGCGTTTGCGGTGAGCGATCCCAGCCACCGCTACCTGCGTCGCCCCTCGCGGGATCGACTCGTAGCCAAACTTGAAGCTGACGAAATCGAAAGCGCGCATGTCGTTCAGCAGATTCACCGCATGCCCCATCATGCTCACCTGAACACGGTGGAGCTGAGTTTGGCCAAGGCCGTAGCTACGGACGGTTTGAACTTACCTGTTCATGTGGATTTGACTGGGGCCGACATAGACCGAGTTGCTGCGACGCTCGCGGAAGCGCTTGCCCAAAAGTAG